One genomic segment of Arcobacter porcinus includes these proteins:
- a CDS encoding sensor histidine kinase, which produces MGIKLTSKEKKSFFRFLSLYLGSSFILLLLSLFFYYQNEKTLYIDLVKSNMQTLVSKASNEIIVSHMSNKKFNKDNLLNNNEYKIAFYNKEKEFLFGSFDDELNEDIGFFYNEEKIKLIDNSTVGHLGIWYIALEDFSLNSRITSLKYQIFIIFILVYSIISLVGYSLAKLFLKPIEDERERLNNFIKDTTHELNTPISAIIMSSQDKNLSEKQIERIKLSAKRVSEIYSDLTYLFLDNKNKIVEEELDIKRFIEEEIIAFEPMISRKKIKVKFNLKDFFYKIDRDDFIRVFNNLISNAIKYNKMGGDIEIILSDNILEIKDIGIGIDRDKIDDIFKRYYRATTQSGGFGLGLNIVNMICTNYKIKLEIESIKNNGSTFKLIF; this is translated from the coding sequence TTGGGTATAAAATTAACATCTAAAGAGAAAAAAAGTTTTTTTAGATTTCTAAGCCTTTATTTAGGTTCGTCTTTTATTTTACTTCTTTTATCTCTATTCTTTTATTATCAAAACGAAAAAACTCTATATATTGATTTAGTCAAATCAAATATGCAAACTCTTGTTTCAAAAGCATCAAATGAGATAATTGTATCTCATATGAGTAATAAAAAGTTTAACAAAGATAATCTTTTAAATAATAATGAATATAAAATTGCTTTTTATAATAAAGAAAAAGAGTTTTTATTTGGTTCATTCGATGATGAATTAAATGAAGATATAGGTTTTTTTTATAATGAAGAAAAAATAAAACTAATAGATAACTCAACTGTTGGACATTTGGGTATATGGTATATTGCTTTAGAAGATTTTAGTTTAAATAGTAGAATTACATCATTAAAGTATCAAATATTTATTATATTTATACTTGTATATTCAATTATCTCTTTAGTTGGGTATAGTTTAGCAAAATTGTTTCTAAAGCCAATAGAAGATGAACGAGAGAGGTTAAATAATTTCATAAAAGATACAACTCATGAGCTAAATACTCCAATTAGTGCAATTATTATGTCAAGTCAAGATAAAAACTTAAGTGAAAAACAGATTGAGAGAATAAAATTAAGTGCAAAAAGAGTTAGTGAGATTTATAGTGATTTAACTTATCTTTTTTTAGATAATAAGAATAAAATAGTTGAAGAAGAGTTAGATATAAAAAGATTTATTGAAGAAGAGATTATAGCTTTTGAACCTATGATTTCAAGAAAAAAGATAAAAGTTAAATTTAATTTAAAAGATTTTTTCTATAAAATAGATAGAGATGATTTTATAAGAGTATTTAATAATCTAATTTCAAATGCTATTAAATATAATAAAATGGGTGGAGATATAGAAATAATCTTAAGTGATAATATTTTAGAGATAAAAGATATTGGAATTGGAATAGATAGAGATAAAATAGATGATATTTTTAAAAGATATTACAGGGCAACAACTCAAAGTGGTGGTTTTGGTTTAGGTTTAAATATAGTTAATATGATATGTACAAATTACAAAATCAAACTAGAGATAGAATCTATCAAGAATAATGGCTCAACTTTTAAACTTATCTTTTAA
- a CDS encoding AraC family transcriptional regulator, whose translation MQNRVKDILTYKNKLGITALKADINNLILKKHSHEEYHFGITLKGEQKYILDGSSIISYKNGITIFNPDQIHESKLGKYEYIMLLIKEDLLMEAMKRKEKINFSTSLSYNEKLKDDLIKLSNAILNQENELLCRELVLNVVDNFSNKDFIYTYNKDKKFIEKSKEMIYYELENILNLEQISDELNISKFQFIRRFKLNTGITPYQYLLNTKLNHAKKYLDSTKDLYGAVVEFDFSDLSHFNRLFKRVYGITPFDYISSIK comes from the coding sequence ATGCAAAACAGAGTAAAAGATATACTTACATATAAAAATAAACTAGGTATTACAGCATTAAAAGCAGATATAAATAATTTAATCTTAAAAAAACACTCACACGAAGAGTACCACTTTGGTATAACTTTAAAAGGTGAGCAGAAATATATACTAGATGGTTCTTCTATAATTTCTTATAAAAATGGGATTACAATATTTAATCCAGATCAAATACATGAAAGTAAACTTGGTAAATACGAATATATAATGCTTTTAATTAAAGAAGATCTTTTAATGGAAGCTATGAAAAGAAAAGAAAAAATAAATTTCTCTACATCATTAAGCTATAACGAAAAACTAAAAGATGATCTAATAAAGCTTTCAAATGCTATTTTAAATCAAGAAAATGAGCTTTTATGTAGAGAATTAGTATTAAATGTAGTAGATAATTTTTCAAATAAAGATTTTATTTATACTTATAATAAAGATAAAAAATTTATAGAGAAATCAAAAGAGATGATATATTATGAACTTGAAAATATATTAAATTTGGAACAAATATCAGATGAGTTAAATATCTCAAAATTCCAATTTATTAGAAGATTTAAGTTAAATACGGGAATAACTCCATATCAATATTTATTAAATACAAAATTAAATCATGCTAAGAAATATTTAGATTCTACAAAAGATCTTTATGGTGCTGTTGTGGAGTTTGATTTTTCTGATTTATCGCATTTTAATAGATTATTCAAAAGGGTTTATGGAATAACCCCTTTTGATTATATATCTTCAATAAAATAG
- a CDS encoding DMT family transporter yields MIKYLPLVLFWTLGIIWGANFIYMKWASELLSEEQAVLIRVLFGFIPIFLYALYLKVLRFEHLKYSFHFIIMSMLGTSIYYFFYMKGAALLLSGVAGAISGTIPLFTFILATMFIKDQKISLNLILGILVGFSGVILISKPFDSQLFEANLEGIIYILLGSFILAASFVYAKRFLSPLNIHFAALTTYQLGFAFIILAIVTDFTNIENILTDTHIFYGTIIGLGFLGTGITTILYYYLIQIIGPVRASSATYIPPAIALFIAYFLVGENIVLLDLIGTVLIFSGVFLINKKNKD; encoded by the coding sequence ATGATTAAATATTTACCATTAGTTCTATTTTGGACCCTTGGAATTATTTGGGGTGCAAACTTTATATATATGAAATGGGCAAGCGAGCTTTTAAGCGAAGAGCAAGCTGTTCTAATAAGAGTTTTATTTGGATTTATTCCAATATTTTTATATGCTTTATATTTAAAAGTCTTAAGATTTGAACACCTAAAATATAGTTTTCATTTTATTATTATGTCAATGCTAGGAACTTCAATATATTACTTCTTTTATATGAAAGGTGCAGCTTTACTTCTTTCAGGAGTTGCTGGAGCAATAAGCGGAACAATACCTTTATTTACTTTTATTTTAGCAACTATGTTTATAAAAGATCAAAAGATTAGTTTAAATCTGATTTTAGGTATTTTAGTAGGTTTTTCAGGAGTAATTTTAATATCAAAACCATTTGATTCTCAACTTTTTGAAGCAAATCTTGAAGGTATTATTTATATTTTACTTGGTTCTTTTATATTAGCAGCATCATTTGTATATGCAAAAAGATTTTTATCTCCTTTAAATATTCATTTTGCAGCTTTAACAACATATCAATTAGGTTTTGCTTTTATAATTTTAGCTATTGTTACAGATTTCACAAATATTGAAAATATTTTAACAGATACTCATATTTTCTATGGAACAATCATTGGTCTTGGTTTCTTAGGAACAGGAATAACAACTATTCTTTACTACTATTTAATACAAATTATTGGTCCAGTAAGAGCATCATCAGCTACTTATATTCCACCTGCAATTGCTCTATTTATAGCTTATTTCTTAGTAGGTGAAAATATTGTTTTACTAGATTTAATAGGAACGGTTCTGATATTCTCAGGTGTATTTTTAATAAATAAAAAGAATAAAGATTAA
- a CDS encoding ankyrin repeat domain-containing protein, producing the protein MCSNILLNGKLNETISPSEFLNLVISKNTSKIITLLILGRVNINVRDCSGKNALYWAMLNEDYELMKALIKYKIDLKVSKNLNALNFAVYLDNPKLLKTLCDCGLDVDCYDEINSTPLIYAILYNKKRAINFLILKGANQEHEDFMGNCPKNLLKRA; encoded by the coding sequence ATGTGCAGCAATATTTTATTAAATGGCAAATTAAATGAGACAATTAGTCCAAGTGAGTTCTTAAATCTAGTTATTTCAAAAAATACAAGTAAAATTATTACTCTTTTAATTTTAGGAAGAGTAAATATAAATGTAAGGGATTGTAGTGGGAAGAATGCTCTTTATTGGGCTATGTTAAATGAAGATTATGAACTTATGAAAGCTCTTATAAAATACAAAATAGATTTAAAAGTAAGCAAAAATTTAAATGCTCTAAACTTTGCTGTTTATTTAGATAATCCAAAACTTCTAAAAACTCTTTGTGATTGTGGTTTAGATGTAGATTGTTATGATGAGATAAATTCAACACCTTTGATTTATGCAATTTTATATAATAAAAAAAGAGCTATAAACTTTCTAATTTTAAAAGGTGCAAATCAAGAACACGAAGATTTTATGGGGAATTGTCCTAAAAACTTATTAAAAAGAGCATAA
- a CDS encoding YceI family protein, with amino-acid sequence MSRLLKLMVVSAVAASVLTAAEYKVDTVHSNVGFSVKHMMVTNVNGKFTSYNSSFEIDEKTKTFKNLKAKIDTLSIDTGIKDRDDHLKSDDFFSASKYPEMSFEMTSYKADGDDGKMEGKLTLRGVTKNITLEVDDINIHGNKIGFTLEGKIKRSDFGLKWNKAIELGGVAVGDEVKIKIDIEADRK; translated from the coding sequence ATGAGTAGATTATTAAAATTAATGGTTGTTTCTGCTGTTGCAGCTTCAGTTCTTACAGCAGCTGAATATAAAGTTGACACTGTTCATTCAAATGTTGGATTTAGTGTAAAACATATGATGGTTACAAATGTTAATGGTAAATTTACATCATATAACTCAAGTTTTGAAATTGATGAAAAGACAAAAACTTTTAAAAATTTAAAAGCAAAAATTGATACATTATCTATTGATACAGGAATAAAAGATAGAGATGATCATCTAAAAAGTGATGATTTCTTTTCAGCTTCAAAATATCCAGAGATGAGTTTTGAGATGACTTCATATAAAGCAGATGGAGATGATGGGAAAATGGAAGGTAAACTTACTTTAAGAGGAGTTACAAAGAATATAACTCTTGAAGTTGATGATATAAATATCCATGGAAATAAAATTGGATTTACACTTGAAGGAAAAATCAAAAGATCTGATTTTGGTCTAAAATGGAACAAAGCTATTGAGCTTGGTGGAGTTGCTGTTGGCGATGAAGTAAAAATTAAAATTGATATTGAAGCAGATAGAAAGTAA
- a CDS encoding homoserine dehydrogenase, with translation MLKVGIIGVGTVGTSVANILRDNKNIITARAGIEIVPTIGVVSNLNKKRDVEIKLTNNIDEVLDDPSIDIVVELMGGIEEPYKIVKKALENGKAVVTANKALLAYHRYELQELAGDSPFEFEAAVAGGIPIINALRDGLSANNIKSIQGIMNGTCNYMLTKMINEGASYDEILKEAQDLGYAEADPTFDVGGFDTAHKLLILGSIAYGIDIKPEDILIEGIQNIKQTDIEFAKEFEYNIKLLGIAKKVDNQIELRVHPVLIPLDKMIAKVDGVMNGVSVVGDKVGETMYYGAGAGGDATASAVIANIIDIARKGKGSPMLGFEKQIGVQPTLMPKDEIKTKYYLRLEVADKSGTLAKVAKVFGDNDISIENMMQKSKKEQKANLLLTTHICVEKDILKAINELENSGVVLKKPAMIRIED, from the coding sequence ATGCTTAAAGTTGGAATTATTGGAGTTGGTACAGTTGGAACAAGTGTTGCAAATATTTTAAGAGATAATAAAAATATTATTACAGCACGAGCAGGTATTGAGATTGTTCCAACTATTGGAGTAGTTTCAAATTTAAATAAAAAAAGAGATGTTGAGATAAAACTTACAAATAATATTGATGAAGTTTTAGATGATCCAAGTATTGATATTGTTGTTGAGCTTATGGGTGGAATTGAAGAACCTTATAAAATTGTAAAAAAAGCTTTAGAAAATGGTAAAGCAGTTGTTACAGCAAATAAGGCACTTCTAGCATATCATAGATATGAACTACAAGAGTTAGCTGGTGACTCACCATTTGAATTTGAAGCAGCAGTTGCAGGTGGAATTCCAATAATTAATGCTTTAAGAGATGGTTTAAGTGCAAATAATATTAAATCCATTCAAGGAATTATGAATGGAACTTGTAACTATATGCTTACTAAAATGATAAATGAAGGTGCAAGTTACGATGAAATTTTAAAAGAAGCTCAAGATTTAGGTTATGCAGAAGCTGACCCTACTTTTGATGTTGGTGGTTTTGATACTGCACATAAGCTTCTAATCTTAGGTTCTATTGCTTATGGAATTGATATAAAACCTGAAGATATTTTAATTGAAGGTATTCAAAATATAAAACAAACTGATATTGAGTTTGCAAAAGAGTTTGAATACAATATAAAACTTTTAGGAATTGCAAAAAAAGTAGATAATCAAATTGAGCTAAGAGTTCATCCTGTTTTAATTCCACTTGATAAAATGATTGCAAAAGTAGATGGTGTTATGAACGGTGTTTCAGTAGTTGGTGATAAAGTTGGAGAGACTATGTATTATGGAGCTGGAGCAGGTGGAGATGCAACTGCTAGTGCTGTTATTGCAAATATAATTGATATTGCAAGAAAAGGTAAAGGTTCTCCAATGCTTGGTTTTGAAAAACAAATTGGTGTTCAACCAACTTTAATGCCAAAAGATGAAATCAAAACAAAATATTATTTAAGACTTGAAGTTGCTGATAAATCTGGTACTTTGGCAAAAGTTGCAAAAGTATTTGGAGATAATGATATTTCAATAGAGAATATGATGCAAAAATCGAAAAAAGAGCAAAAAGCAAATTTACTTCTTACAACTCACATTTGTGTAGAAAAAGATATCTTAAAAGCTATAAATGAGCTTGAAAATTCAGGTGTAGTTCTTAAAAAACCTGCAATGATAAGAATAGAAGATTAA
- a CDS encoding LL-diaminopimelate aminotransferase — protein MFDEIEFERMKRLPNYVFAEVNAIKMEARRAGIDVIDFSMGNPDGPTPKHIVDKLKEAATKPKNYGYSASIGIYKLRVAICNWYKRKYNVDFLDPDKHACATMGSKEGYVHLVQAIVNVGDVAVVPDPTYPIHSYAFMLNGAAVHKFELVFDNEFKVDEDLFFKNLQKTIDESIPKVKYVVVNFPHNPSCATITPEFYTKLVAMAKKERFYIISDIAYADITFDGYKTPSIFQAEGALDVAVECFTLSKSYNMAGWRVGFIVGNEKLVGALKRIKSWLDYGMFAPIQIAATVALDGPQDCVDDIVKKYETRRDVMLQAFEEAGWKMDKPNASMFIWAKIPEKAQHLGSLEFSKQLLREAQVAVSPGIGFGHYGDKYVRIALIENEKRIRQAAKNVKRYLKSLK, from the coding sequence ATGTTTGACGAGATAGAATTTGAACGAATGAAAAGACTTCCAAATTATGTATTTGCAGAAGTAAATGCTATAAAAATGGAAGCTAGACGAGCAGGAATTGATGTTATAGATTTTTCCATGGGAAATCCTGATGGACCAACACCAAAACATATTGTTGATAAATTAAAAGAAGCTGCTACAAAGCCTAAAAACTATGGTTATAGTGCTAGTATTGGTATCTATAAATTAAGAGTTGCTATTTGTAACTGGTATAAAAGAAAATACAATGTTGATTTTCTAGACCCAGATAAACATGCTTGTGCAACAATGGGTTCAAAAGAGGGTTATGTTCACTTAGTTCAAGCGATTGTAAATGTTGGAGATGTTGCTGTTGTTCCAGATCCTACTTATCCAATTCACTCTTATGCATTTATGTTAAATGGTGCTGCTGTTCATAAATTTGAATTAGTTTTTGATAATGAATTTAAAGTAGATGAAGATCTGTTTTTCAAAAATTTACAAAAAACAATAGATGAATCTATTCCAAAAGTAAAATATGTAGTTGTAAACTTCCCACATAATCCATCTTGTGCGACAATTACTCCTGAGTTTTATACAAAACTTGTAGCTATGGCTAAAAAAGAGAGATTTTATATTATCTCTGATATTGCTTATGCTGATATCACTTTTGATGGATATAAAACTCCTTCAATATTCCAAGCAGAAGGTGCTTTAGATGTTGCTGTTGAGTGCTTTACTTTAAGTAAATCATATAATATGGCTGGATGGAGAGTTGGATTTATTGTTGGAAATGAGAAACTTGTAGGAGCTTTAAAAAGAATTAAATCTTGGCTTGATTATGGAATGTTTGCTCCTATTCAAATTGCTGCTACTGTTGCTCTTGATGGTCCACAAGATTGTGTTGATGATATTGTAAAAAAATATGAAACAAGAAGAGATGTTATGCTTCAAGCTTTTGAAGAAGCTGGATGGAAAATGGATAAACCAAATGCTTCAATGTTTATTTGGGCAAAGATTCCTGAAAAAGCACAACATTTAGGCAGTTTAGAGTTTTCAAAACAACTTCTAAGAGAAGCACAAGTTGCAGTAAGTCCTGGAATTGGATTTGGTCATTATGGCGATAAATATGTAAGAATTGCTCTAATTGAGAATGAAAAAAGAATTAGACAAGCTGCTAAAAATGTTAAAAGATATTTAAAATCATTAAAATAG
- the rlmB gene encoding 23S rRNA (guanosine(2251)-2'-O)-methyltransferase RlmB, giving the protein MIVYGKQIVLYVLEKHPELVEEVFLSKEIDKKLFTQFARLNKKIHKVDNQKAQALAKGGNHQGLILKLSDYNYTAIKDLKNMNFIVVLDGLTDVGNIGAIARTCYSLGIDGLIAADIKTVNNSGTIRTSAGALLDLPFAIHPKSVDLASELKDAGFALIGATMDGIDLKKYGKIEKTDKVALFLGNEGEGISPKVARKLDLKVSIKMEKEFDSLNVSAAAAILIYNLTK; this is encoded by the coding sequence ATGATAGTATATGGAAAACAAATAGTACTTTATGTATTAGAGAAGCACCCTGAATTGGTAGAAGAGGTATTTTTATCAAAAGAGATTGATAAAAAACTATTCACTCAATTTGCAAGATTAAATAAAAAAATACATAAAGTTGATAACCAAAAAGCTCAAGCTTTAGCAAAAGGTGGAAATCACCAAGGGCTTATTTTAAAACTTAGTGATTATAACTATACAGCCATAAAAGATCTAAAAAATATGAATTTTATTGTTGTTTTAGATGGTTTAACTGATGTTGGAAATATTGGTGCAATTGCTAGAACTTGTTACTCTTTGGGAATTGATGGATTAATTGCAGCTGATATAAAAACTGTAAATAACTCTGGAACAATAAGAACAAGTGCTGGAGCTCTTCTTGATTTACCATTTGCAATTCATCCAAAAAGTGTTGATTTGGCAAGTGAATTAAAAGATGCTGGTTTTGCACTTATTGGTGCAACAATGGATGGAATAGATTTAAAAAAATATGGAAAAATCGAAAAAACAGATAAAGTTGCTCTTTTTTTAGGAAATGAAGGTGAAGGAATTAGCCCAAAAGTTGCAAGAAAACTTGATTTAAAAGTATCTATTAAAATGGAAAAAGAGTTTGATTCATTAAATGTTTCAGCTGCTGCTGCTATTTTAATCTATAATTTAACAAAATAA
- the rsmI gene encoding 16S rRNA (cytidine(1402)-2'-O)-methyltransferase produces MLCLVPTPIGNLEDISQRSLNILLEADLIFCEDTRVTKKLLNLLADKYKLDFSSTLSKEFKSFHSHNEEEVLKNLSKDIFTKNVVYCSDAGMPCVSDPGASLVDWCIKNSVSYDVLPGANAILTAYAMSGFSSTEFTFFGFLDHKGVSRASKLDEVLNSNRVSILYESPHRLLKLFEELNKKEPNRTIFLVKEISKVYQTTYKDSAKNLYEKLRKLEIKGEWVVVVEAKEKIGFNLELDDILPLDIAPKIKAKLISKLTGESIKEVYQKLLDKITK; encoded by the coding sequence ATGTTGTGCTTAGTTCCAACTCCAATAGGAAATCTTGAAGATATTTCTCAAAGATCTTTAAATATCTTATTGGAAGCGGATCTAATTTTTTGTGAAGATACAAGAGTAACAAAAAAACTTCTAAATCTCTTAGCAGATAAATATAAACTTGATTTTTCATCAACTTTAAGCAAAGAATTCAAATCTTTTCATTCTCACAATGAAGAAGAGGTTTTAAAAAACTTATCAAAAGATATTTTTACTAAAAATGTTGTTTATTGTAGTGATGCTGGAATGCCTTGTGTTAGTGATCCTGGTGCATCTTTGGTTGATTGGTGTATAAAGAACAGTGTTTCTTATGATGTACTTCCAGGAGCAAATGCAATATTAACTGCTTATGCAATGAGTGGGTTTTCAAGTACAGAGTTCACTTTTTTTGGCTTTTTAGACCATAAAGGTGTAAGTAGAGCTTCAAAGCTTGATGAAGTTTTAAATAGTAATAGAGTTTCAATTCTTTATGAATCACCTCATAGACTTTTAAAACTTTTTGAAGAACTAAATAAAAAAGAGCCAAATAGAACAATATTTTTAGTAAAAGAGATAAGTAAGGTTTATCAAACTACTTATAAAGATAGTGCTAAAAACTTATATGAAAAATTAAGAAAGCTTGAGATAAAAGGTGAATGGGTTGTTGTTGTTGAAGCAAAAGAAAAAATTGGTTTCAACTTAGAATTAGATGATATTTTACCACTTGATATAGCTCCAAAAATAAAAGCAAAATTAATTTCAAAGCTTACAGGAGAATCTATAAAAGAGGTTTATCAAAAATTATTGGATAAAATCACAAAATGA
- the rpmE gene encoding 50S ribosomal protein L31, with protein sequence MKKDIHPDYKLCQVSCACGNSFETKSNVETMRIDICSACHPFFTGEQKIVDAAGRVEKFKAKYNMAK encoded by the coding sequence ATGAAAAAAGATATTCATCCAGATTACAAACTATGCCAAGTTTCTTGTGCTTGTGGAAATAGCTTTGAGACAAAATCAAATGTTGAAACTATGAGAATTGATATTTGTTCTGCTTGTCACCCATTCTTCACAGGAGAGCAAAAAATTGTTGATGCTGCTGGAAGAGTTGAGAAATTTAAAGCTAAATATAATATGGCAAAATAA